The Stenotrophomonas sp. ASS1 genome segment GCACTCGGCCTGAATCGCCCGGTCACCTTCACCTCAGCGACTTGCGCCAAGGCGGGTCCTGAGACCAGAAACATCAGCAGCGCGAAACACAGTCGAAGCAGTTTCATTCCCTCCCTCCTACGATTCGCGGCCCCACCTGCCCACGCGAGACCACCGCTGCAGGACAGCCCAAGCTGCCCACCATCAGCACATCGCCTTCTCGCGGATAGCGCCCCTCCTCCATCGTCAGCACGCAGCTGATCTGATTCGGGTAGCGCAGTTCCAGCACCGGCGCACGTGCACTCAGCTCCAATGTGAAGAAGCCTTCCTCCTGGCTGACGCTGCGGCCTGCATGGTTGATCACCTGCACACCGCGCACGCCGTTGCCGTCGGCATCCTGCACCTGGCCCATTACGGTGAACGTGCGAAGCACATCCACGGTGGCGTGCATCACTCCACCCTTGTTGAGGTGGTAGCTGATGGTTGCCGGTTGCAGCGTGGCCGCGGGTGCATGGCGGCCCTGGAAATCAAACTGCACGTGGCCTGCGCGGTAGGCGGTCACCGGCACGAAGTTACGCCCTGCCTTCAGTTCCACGCCACCGCCCCGGCTGTCGTCGGCACGCAGCCTCACATCGGAATAGTCGCTGCGCACGTCAACGATGATGCCGGTATCCACGCCGCCACTGCGGCCTTGGCCAAGCACCGCTGCACGGCCGCCGCCGATCACCAGTGTGCTGTCCAGGTTGGCGCTGCCACTCACGTGGCCCGAGCCCGCGCCACGGTATAGCTGTACATCGCCTTCCAAGAGCGCGCTCTGCAGATAGGCACCGGCGCCTGCACCGATGCCGCTGCGCTCGGCACTGATCATGCCATTCACGCTCTGCACTAACTTGCCATCCACACGCTGCGTGGCTGCCGCGCTGACATACGTATCGCGCTGGCCAGCCTCGCCGGTACGGGTGCCCAGGCTACCGCTGTAGCTGCGGCGCTCGCTGCCCAGCGATACGCTGACGGTCAGATCGACCCCGCGCTGGCGCCGGTAATGGGTGAAGCGGCTGCCAGGGCGGTCGTAGGCCGAGACCCGCCAGTTCACGTCGTGCCTGCCGAACAGGGTCTCCCGGCGTCCATAGGACACATCGATGCCAGTGCCTTTGGTGAAGCCCGAGGTGCGCGCCACCCGCAGGCTGGCGTTGTCGCGATGGCTGAATCGATGGGTGATCGACACGGCAGTTGTGTCCTGCCAGCCCCCGCGGGTTACCCAACGCGGTGCGGAGCCGTCACCGGGCAGGACGCGCTGGCGCTGCTCGGCCCAGCTGCGAGCATGGTTGGCCACTACCGACCCGGCGCGGTAGCGGTACAACCCCTGCAGGTCGACGCCGCGCCCGGCATCACTGGAGGTGTAGACATTGGTGTAGGTGCTGAAGCGGTCGCTGGCCTGCCAGTCCATCGACAGCCCCGCCGCGCGGCGCGTGCCGATCTGCTGCACGGTGGCACCGGCCACCGCCCGCGGGTGCACCAGGTAATTGACCACCGCACCCGCGGCCAGCCTGCCCTCCTGCAGTGCTCGACCGCTATCGAGCAGGCCACGCTGTTGGCCGGCGAACACGCTGTAGCGCCATCGGCGTGTGGGGTCGCTCCAGCGACTGGGCTTGTGGATCGACGCGGTCTCACGCGAGGCCTCGTGGCCATCCTCGATGACCCGCAGTTCCACGTCGTAGATGCCACCGGGAAGACGGCGGGTGTCGATCTCCTGGATGCCCGGCTTGACGGCCTGCGTGGACAGCAGGTTGCCGTCGCGCAGGATCTCCACCACGCCTTCGCGGCTGGCAGTGACATAGACCGGGTACACACTGGGGCTGCGCGTGTCGGCCAGCAGTACGTCCGACGAGCCGAGCATGAAGCCCAGCGCAGTATCGTTCTGCGTGCCGGGTGCGCGCGGCTGGCGGATGATGCCTTCGAAGGTGGGCAGGAAGTAGCCCGCACGCACGAAGTGGTCGCCCAGCTCGCGTTGGGTATACAGGGCACTGAGATAGTGCTCGCGGCTGCCCGGCTGGGCGTAATACTGGTAGCTGCCGACAGTGCTCCAGCGGCCAACACTGCCACGCAGCTCGGCGCTGTAGCGTGCGGACGTCTGTTGCTCCTGGCCGCCATGTACGGCCACGCTGTTGCGGACGATCAGTCCATGGCTGCCGCGCTCCGGCAGCGCGACGTGGCGACCTTCCTTGTGCGCACCTGCTTGATTCAGCAGGCTGAGCAGGGAATTGGACAGGCTGTAATGCAGCGCAGCCAGGCCCCGGCATTGCTGGCTGCACACGCCCAGCGCCATCGGCTCGGCCAGCGCCTCGACCCAGCGCGTCCGCTCCGTCTGCGGAAGCGGGCTGTCATGGGCTTCGCCAAAGCCGATCAGCTGCACACGATTGTCTTCGTGCAGCAGCACCTCGGCGTCCCCCAGGTAGCGACCGTCCAGCTCCACCCGCACGGTGAGCGGATTGCCGAACAGATGC includes the following:
- a CDS encoding TcfC E-set like domain-containing protein, with the protein product MKRPLRPASPALARLAAGIGAVVFAASSHAAGLALGELPSLLEQRERMPAEFREHLFGNPLTVRVELDGRYLGDAEVLLHEDNRVQLIGFGEAHDSPLPQTERTRWVEALAEPMALGVCSQQCRGLAALHYSLSNSLLSLLNQAGAHKEGRHVALPERGSHGLIVRNSVAVHGGQEQQTSARYSAELRGSVGRWSTVGSYQYYAQPGSREHYLSALYTQRELGDHFVRAGYFLPTFEGIIRQPRAPGTQNDTALGFMLGSSDVLLADTRSPSVYPVYVTASREGVVEILRDGNLLSTQAVKPGIQEIDTRRLPGGIYDVELRVIEDGHEASRETASIHKPSRWSDPTRRWRYSVFAGQQRGLLDSGRALQEGRLAAGAVVNYLVHPRAVAGATVQQIGTRRAAGLSMDWQASDRFSTYTNVYTSSDAGRGVDLQGLYRYRAGSVVANHARSWAEQRQRVLPGDGSAPRWVTRGGWQDTTAVSITHRFSHRDNASLRVARTSGFTKGTGIDVSYGRRETLFGRHDVNWRVSAYDRPGSRFTHYRRQRGVDLTVSVSLGSERRSYSGSLGTRTGEAGQRDTYVSAAATQRVDGKLVQSVNGMISAERSGIGAGAGAYLQSALLEGDVQLYRGAGSGHVSGSANLDSTLVIGGGRAAVLGQGRSGGVDTGIIVDVRSDYSDVRLRADDSRGGGVELKAGRNFVPVTAYRAGHVQFDFQGRHAPAATLQPATISYHLNKGGVMHATVDVLRTFTVMGQVQDADGNGVRGVQVINHAGRSVSQEEGFFTLELSARAPVLELRYPNQISCVLTMEEGRYPREGDVLMVGSLGCPAAVVSRGQVGPRIVGGRE